Proteins found in one Chloroflexota bacterium genomic segment:
- a CDS encoding HD domain-containing protein, with protein sequence MAKTLISSLTEGQDIADHFMVKSRYLRPFRTKVGSFLVLKLGDKSGEIQAKLWDDGESWYRQLKEEDIIKVIGHTQSYEGSLEIVIDQLWLAKNGEYALDDFLPTTTKSIAKMLAELQNIIASINNPFLQGLLQRIFDEEDLETFARAPAAKAVHHAYLGGLLEHTLEVVEYCRAALTIYPHIDRDLLLTAAILHDIGKIEEYVFERSIDFSDKGRLLGHIVLGEQLVMDRARQDAAFPEDLLMKLCHMLLSHHGRYEWKSPKRPKTIEACILYLADYFSSEVAIFAASLTNNQDSATTWTDYNRFLDRSVFTGNTAFHPPSDDERY encoded by the coding sequence ATGGCTAAGACACTTATCTCCTCCTTAACCGAAGGACAAGATATTGCCGACCACTTTATGGTCAAATCCCGCTACCTGCGCCCCTTCCGAACCAAAGTAGGCTCCTTTCTTGTCCTGAAGCTGGGTGACAAAAGCGGCGAGATCCAAGCCAAGCTCTGGGATGATGGCGAATCCTGGTACAGACAGCTTAAGGAAGAGGATATAATCAAGGTCATCGGACACACGCAGAGCTATGAGGGCAGCCTGGAAATAGTGATCGACCAGCTCTGGTTGGCCAAGAATGGCGAATACGCCCTGGATGATTTCCTGCCGACTACAACCAAAAGTATCGCTAAGATGCTGGCGGAGTTACAGAATATAATAGCCAGCATCAATAATCCCTTTTTGCAAGGGCTGCTCCAGCGCATCTTCGATGAGGAAGACCTTGAAACATTTGCCCGGGCCCCAGCGGCTAAGGCTGTTCATCACGCTTATTTAGGAGGACTACTCGAACACACCTTAGAGGTAGTCGAATACTGCCGCGCCGCTCTGACCATCTATCCCCATATTGATCGCGATCTGCTGCTGACCGCTGCCATTCTCCATGACATCGGGAAGATAGAGGAATATGTGTTCGAGCGCAGCATCGACTTTAGCGACAAGGGCAGGTTGCTGGGACATATCGTCTTAGGGGAACAACTGGTTATGGACAGGGCGCGCCAGGACGCTGCCTTCCCTGAGGACCTTCTAATGAAACTATGTCATATGCTCCTGAGTCACCATGGACGATACGAGTGGAAATCGCCAAAGCGCCCGAAGACTATCGAGGCTTGTATCCTTTATCTCGCCGACTACTTCAGCAGCGAGGTAGCTATCTTTGCGGCTTCCCTCACTAACAATCAAGACTCCGCTACCACTTGGACAGATTACAATCGTTTTCTTGATCGCTCTGTTTTTACCGGCAACACCGCCTTCCATCCCCCCTCAGACGATGAACGTTACTAG
- a CDS encoding leucyl aminopeptidase — MDITTVAQPLTEIDCDALVINVFKEETTLDESLRVLDDRLNGALARLLESGELDCELYATALLHTGGQVAPARLCLVRGHQCAELNGERVRKVAGAAARFLRKRGVQRAGFFFRSNLNPTDQAVAITEGTIIGLYEPDHHKTEGREKRTFTHLILVAPHLADVEPMQTAVERGSVLAEATNYARFLVNEPANSMTPAAMVEQARQLAQTYNLEFKAINEQEMERLGMQALLSVARGSEQPAYLIVLKYKVDNAAEETLGLIGKGLTFDSGGISLKPAEGMRAMKMDMAGAAAVLATMRAIAELQPRINVIAMVPVTENLPSGKASRPGDIVRAMNGKTIEIISTDAEGRMILADALVYAQQEGANGLVDIATLTGACVIALGTMVSGVMGRPQEWVERLFTAAEQAGEPMWQLPLVPEYIEYLESEVADFTNVGGRAAGTIQGALFLQQFVRNDVPWVHLDIAGTAYKETEKEIPYLARWATGVGVRTLANLACALAGQ; from the coding sequence ATGGATATAACAACAGTAGCTCAACCCCTAACCGAAATAGACTGCGATGCCCTGGTCATCAATGTCTTTAAGGAGGAAACTACGCTGGATGAATCGCTACGAGTGCTTGATGATCGGCTCAATGGAGCGCTCGCCCGATTGCTAGAGAGCGGTGAGCTTGACTGTGAGCTCTACGCTACGGCCTTGCTGCATACAGGCGGACAGGTCGCTCCCGCCCGCCTTTGCCTCGTGCGTGGACATCAATGCGCCGAACTGAATGGAGAACGAGTGCGGAAAGTGGCGGGTGCGGCTGCTCGCTTCCTGCGCAAGCGAGGAGTGCAGCGTGCAGGTTTCTTCTTCCGCAGCAACCTCAATCCGACTGATCAAGCCGTGGCCATCACAGAGGGGACGATCATCGGATTGTATGAGCCAGATCACCACAAGACAGAGGGGAGAGAGAAGAGGACATTCACCCACCTAATCCTGGTCGCCCCACACCTGGCCGATGTCGAGCCTATGCAGACCGCTGTTGAACGGGGAAGCGTGCTGGCAGAGGCAACTAATTATGCTCGCTTCTTAGTGAACGAGCCGGCCAACAGTATGACTCCAGCAGCTATGGTCGAGCAAGCCCGCCAACTGGCGCAGACCTACAACCTGGAGTTCAAGGCCATCAACGAGCAGGAGATGGAGCGCTTGGGTATGCAAGCCCTCCTCTCAGTCGCCCGTGGCAGTGAGCAACCGGCCTACTTGATCGTTCTGAAATATAAGGTGGATAATGCCGCAGAAGAGACATTAGGGCTCATCGGCAAGGGTTTGACCTTCGATAGCGGGGGTATCTCTCTTAAGCCCGCGGAGGGAATGCGGGCAATGAAGATGGATATGGCCGGGGCAGCTGCAGTCCTAGCTACAATGCGGGCCATCGCTGAGCTGCAGCCCAGGATCAATGTCATAGCCATGGTGCCAGTAACCGAGAATCTGCCCAGCGGAAAGGCCTCAAGGCCGGGAGATATTGTACGAGCTATGAATGGCAAGACCATCGAAATCATCAGCACCGATGCTGAAGGGCGCATGATCCTGGCCGACGCCCTTGTTTATGCCCAACAGGAGGGTGCCAATGGACTGGTGGATATAGCCACCCTGACTGGAGCCTGCGTGATTGCCTTGGGGACGATGGTCAGCGGGGTTATGGGACGGCCTCAAGAATGGGTCGAGAGGCTCTTCACCGCCGCGGAGCAGGCTGGAGAACCAATGTGGCAACTGCCCCTCGTCCCAGAATATATAGAATACCTAGAGAGCGAGGTGGCTGATTTCACTAACGTAGGAGGGCGAGCGGCCGGCACCATCCAGGGGGCATTGTTCCTCCAACAATTCGTCAGGAATGATGTCCCCTGGGTACATCTGGACATCGCTGGCACAGCCTACAAAGAGACGGAGAAGGAGA